In one Musa acuminata AAA Group cultivar baxijiao chromosome BXJ2-5, Cavendish_Baxijiao_AAA, whole genome shotgun sequence genomic region, the following are encoded:
- the LOC103985563 gene encoding AAA-ATPase At4g25835-like, with the protein MKEVWTSLASIMGVFAFFQSILHAVFPPELRFAAAKLFHRLFRCFSTYCYFEITEMDGVNTNELYHAVQLYLSQSASMAASRMNLSRGLNSSAFTFGLANNDRIVNGFRGASATWEHTVTQRQSQSFSLRPLPEEKRSFTLRIKKKDKPLLIPAYLDHIMETATELRRRNQDRRLYTNSRGGSMESRGFPWESVPFKHPSTFDTLAMDPARKELIMADLNDFAQGKAFYENTGRAWKRGYLLYGPPGTGKSSMIAAMANHLGYDIYDLELTEVQTNSELRKLLMKTTSKSIIVIEDIDCSVNLINRSSKKPAPPCEPPSDLRPARGTEDGGAAARTITLSGLLSFTDGLWSCCGSERIFVFTTNHIEKLDPALVRSGRMDMHVFMSYCSFQALKILMKNYLGWEDSEQSDELMRELAEVVDEAEITPADVSGILIKNRRRERREAAAELLEALKARVERRKRSLSEQVVEAEEQEKRALESPNESTDQLMHSCNAKEDKGAEED; encoded by the coding sequence ATGAAGGAGGTGTGGACCTCCCTGGCCTCGATCATGGGCGTGTTCGCCTTTTTCCAGAGCATTCTCCACGCGGTGTTCCCGCCGGAGCTGCGGTTCGCGGCGGCGAAGCTGTTCCACCGCCTGTTCCGCTGCTTCTCCACGTACTGCTACTTCGAGATCACGGAGATGGACGGCGTGAACACCAACGAGCTGTACCACGCGGTGCAGCTGTACCTCAGCCAGTCGGCCTCCATGGCGGCCTCCCGGATGAACCTCTCCCGCGGCCTCAACTCCTCCGCCTTCACCTTCGGCCTCGCCAACAACGACCGCATCGTGAACGGCTTCCGCGGCGCCAGCGCCACCTGGGAGCACACCGTCACGCAGCGCCAGTCGCAGTCCTTCTCCTTGCGACCGCTCCCGGAGGAGAAGCGCAGCTTCACCCTCCGGATCAAGAAGAAGGACAAACCCCTCCTCATCCCGGCGTACCTCGACCACATCATGGAGACCGCCACCGAGCTCCGCCGCCGGAACCAGGACCGGCGACTGTACACCAATTCCCGCGGCGGCTCCATGGAGTCCCGCGGCTTCCCGTGGGAGTCCGTGCCCTTCAAGCATCCCAGCACCTTCGACACCCTCGCCATGGATCCCGCGAGGAAGGAGCTCATCATGGCCGACCTCAACGACTTCGCCCAAGGGAAGGCCTTCTACGAGAATACCGGCCGGGCGTGGAAGCGCGGATACCTGCTATACGGCCCGCCCGGCACCGGCAAGTCAAGCATGATCGCTGCCATGGCCAATCACCTCGGCTATGACATCTACGACCTCGAGCTCACCGAGGTGCAAACCAACTCCGAGCTCCGGAAGCTCCTGATGAAGACCACCTCCAAGTCGATCATCGTCATCGAAGACATCGACTGCTCCGTCAATCTCATCAACAGGAGCTCCAAGAAGCCGGCCCCGCCGTGCGAGCCGCCATCGGACCTGAGACCCGCCAGGGGGACGGAGGACGGCGGTGCCGCCGCCAGGACAATAACCCTGTCGGGGCTGCTCAGCTTCACCGACGGGCTGTGGTCATGCTGCGGCAGCGAGCGGATCTTCGTGTTCACCACCAACCACATCGAGAAGCTCGACCCGGCGCTTGTGCGGTCGGGGAGAATGGACATGCACGTGTTCATGAGCTACTGCTCGTTCCAGGCGCTGAAGATCCTCATGAAGAACTACCTAGGATGGGAAGACAGCGAGCAGAGCGACGAGCTGATGAGGGAGTTGGCGGAGGTGGTGGACGAGGCTGAGATAACTCCGGCGGATGTCAGTGGGATCCTGATAAAGAACCGGAGGCGGGAGAGGCGCGAGGCGGCGGCGGAGCTGCTGGAGGCTCTGAAGGCCCGCgtcgagaggaggaagaggagtttgAGCGAGCAGGTGGTGGAGGCGGAAGAGCAAGAGAAGAGAGCATTGGAGAGCCCCAACGAGAGTACTGATCAATTGATGCACAGTTGCAATGCAAAAGAAGACAAGGGAGCGGAAGAAGATTGA
- the LOC135611832 gene encoding uncharacterized protein LOC135611832, with protein sequence MADRKRIPLLSLLRRAIQKVRFLLSFDATRWMASSLKRSPLVSRRLSFTARPSLLDCTDDDGYEAGSSSSRTLSRTVSLSRSPASRTTSPGSEASRSLSGASSDDDINQRADRFIENFYRQLRMERQVSLQLRYCRQKSLEEDGYTLKPLPWWPLRVMRNPQIVINGGNHFP encoded by the exons ATGGCTGACAGGAAGAGAATTCCACTTCTAAGCCTTCTCAGGAGGGCAATTCAGAAGGTAAGGTTCTTGCTGTCTTTTGATGCCACCAGATGGATGGCCTCCTCCCTCAAGAGATCGCCGCTGGTGTCTCGCCGGCTGAGCTTCACCGCCCGACCGAGCCTGCTCGACTGCACCGACGATGACGGCTACGAGgccgggtcgtcgtcgtcgaggacGCTCTCGAGGACGGTGAGcttgtcgaggtcaccggcgtcgagGACGACGAGCCCCGGGTCGGAGGCGTCGAGGTCACTCAGCGGTGCGTCGTCCGACGACGACATCAACCAGAGGGCAGACAGGTTCATCGAGAACTTCTACCGGCAGTTGCGGATGGAGAGGCAGGTCTCCCTTCAGCTGAGATACTGCAGGCAGAAGAGCTTGGAGGAGGATGGATACACATTGAA GCCTTTGCCTTGGTGGCCACTCAGGGTTATGAGAAACCCTCAAATAGTCATCAATGGTGGTAACCATTTTCCTTAA